A genome region from Oncorhynchus masou masou isolate Uvic2021 chromosome 14, UVic_Omas_1.1, whole genome shotgun sequence includes the following:
- the LOC135553680 gene encoding proline-rich protein 29-like: MARTDDTDPQFQQWNLDAQNVQIIQQPASQQPTTILQQLPAAVSSPTPSIRPGHVKQDLVELMMIQNAQMHQVIMNNMSMSALSSFGHSQFHPPSTSEEEDPEVYHYHYQPTPAYLPYPTWLPPPLPHPSLVYRNTHEPLELAPSPHRDTTRRAVPPPPPPSATRFVGADLPPATDDYDAA; the protein is encoded by the exons ATGGCAAGGACAGATGATACTGACCCACAGTTTCAGCAGTGGAACCTGGACGCACAGAATGTGCAGATAATTCAACAGCCT GCTTCCCAGCAGCCCACAACCATCCTCCAGCAGCTCCCTGCTGCTGTGTCAtctcccactccctccatccGGCCAGGACACGTTAAGCAGG ACCTGGTGGAGCTGATGATGATCCAAAATGCTCAGATGCACCAGGTCATCATGAACAACATGAGCATGTCAGCCCTCAGCTCATTTGGCCATTCCCAGTTCCACCCTCCGTCTACCTCTGAG GAGGAGGATCCAGAGGtgtaccactaccattaccagcCTACCCCGGCCTACCTGCCCTACCCAACCTGGTTGCCTCCACCCCTGCCTCACCCTAGCCTGGTCTACCGCAACACCCATGAACCCCTAGAGCTAGCACcctcaccacacagagacaccaccaG GAGGGCGgtcccacctcctcccccacccagcGCTACCAGGTTCGTGGGGGCTGACCTCCCTCCAGCAACAG ATGACTATGATGCTGCGTAG